The genomic segment ATTACTATGAGTGAATATATAACTAAATAATCTAAAATATTCATACCATTATTTAAAAAACCTTTTTCTTTCTATATTTCTGCTTATTATAAGTATTCCTATAAATATTATTAAAGCTGCTCCACTGAATATTTCCAGTCTTCTATTAGTAAGAGTTAAATCCTCTTTAATTGGATTTTCTTTATTAATTGTTTTGTTAACAGCATTTTCATATTCTTCTGCATTAATAAATCTATCCTGAGTTACCTCTTGATTGTTAAAGAAAACTCTTCCATTATCATTCTTAATTTCACTTTCAAACTTTATATAAGTGCTCATTTTATTACTTGGAATAAGATTAATTTCTTTACTTAAAACTTTATCAATATTATTTTTAAATTCTTCTAAATTGCAGTTACTTTCTATTTTTATTGCATTTTTACCGCTTATTTTTTCATTATTAATATAGTCGTTTAAATCAACTTTTTGAATAAAATTGGTATAAGCTTTGATTTCATAATTATCTATATCAATGTTAATATCTTCATTGTAATTTAGAAATAAAGTATTAGTGCCTTCTAAAATATTTTTCAAATCTTCTCTATAGAGAAATTCTTCATCAGCATTTATTCCAACTGGATAAATCCAATAATTAGTATAATTCTTAAAGGCTTCTTTAAGTTTATCTCCAATTATTTTTCCCCCTGTACCTGTGCCATTTACTCCTTTAGAATTAATTATAGGAAACTTAAGTATTACTTTTCCTCCATT from the Clostridium beijerinckii genome contains:
- a CDS encoding DUF2334 domain-containing protein, which produces MIYMNKCFIYRVITILICFIGAEYFINPMKCYGENEKVLILYDKSKEYGSEKNLLSSLVKSQLSKEKEINISKINIDNPKDVEQYNEIFILNIGEENHSIEELKSYDRNIKWIKKSSELLDKKGFKLKTETYLYLDNVTPFNDLNNLIGEIDYLKDKGIKFFIEAAPVFVNEDLKAMGRFSEALRYAQANGGKVILKFPIINSKGVNGTGTGGKIIGDKLKEAFKNYTNYWIYPVGINADEEFLYREDLKNILEGTNTLFLNYNEDINIDIDNYEIKAYTNFIQKVDLNDYINNEKISGKNAIKIESNCNLEEFKNNIDKVLSKEINLIPSNKMSTYIKFESEIKNDNGRVFFNNQEVTQDRFINAEEYENAVNKTINKENPIKEDLTLTNRRLEIFSGAALIIFIGILIISRNIERKRFFK